ATTATTGCTATACGCTGTTTTCTGCCTGCAATAAAGTTTACATTTTTCAATGCATCTATATTTTTATTATAGGTATGTGTGAGGTTTCGTGTTTCAATCAGGTGCATAATATAAAAAAGTTGGTTTTTTAAGATTTTGAGGCTTTTGATGTGAGTGCCCAGGTTGCCCCAAGAACAAGTGCGAATGTAATGAGGACACCAATGATAAGTGCAATTATATCACCTATTTTCCCTGCGCCTTCCATTGAATAGTCAGGAAGCGGGGATTCATACTCAAATGTTCCTGAGCCTATTGCCTCTGCATCCCCGTCTTCAGGAGAAGCACCTGTTAGTGTTTTTTCGCCCTGTACTACAAAGGCTGTGCTTTCAAGACCGTCCGGGTCACCCGACGCCAGGAAAACTGCCAAAACTCCAATAACAATTGCAAGAATAATTCCTGCTATCATAAATGTTTTATTGTCAATCATGCGGCAACCCCTCCTGCTGTTTCAGCTTCCATAAGATCTGGTCTTGTGGTATGAATGAGGTATATAGCGCCGGCTGTGATACTTCCTTCAATTATTCCTATTAATGCATGGTATGTACCCATTGCAATAATACCCGGGACCAGAGGGAAAGTACCTGCAATGAACATCTCAATAGCGCATGCAAGCGCCGGGATTAAACATGCCATCCATGCTGCAATTCCGGCAGATGCGTAACAGTTTCCAATTGCTGCTTTAATCCCTTTAAATGAGTAATAACCAACAAATCCACCAATGACTCCCATATTTATGATATTGGCGCCCATTGTTGTAATTCCACCATCACCGAATATTACTCCCTGAATTATAAGAACTATTGAAAGTATGAATACTGCCGCATAAGGTGAACC
The genomic region above belongs to Methanomicrobium antiquum and contains:
- a CDS encoding PDGLE domain-containing protein, with protein sequence MIDNKTFMIAGIILAIVIGVLAVFLASGDPDGLESTAFVVQGEKTLTGASPEDGDAEAIGSGTFEYESPLPDYSMEGAGKIGDIIALIIGVLITFALVLGATWALTSKASKS
- the cbiM gene encoding cobalt transporter CbiM — its product is MHIPDAFIPLPQAAVYWIIAIIFVALALKWARTELNEEKMPLIAVLAAGIFAIQAFNLPVGMGTSGHLVGGALAAIVLGSPYAAVFILSIVLIIQGVIFGDGGITTMGANIINMGVIGGFVGYYSFKGIKAAIGNCYASAGIAAWMACLIPALACAIEMFIAGTFPLVPGIIAMGTYHALIGIIEGSITAGAIYLIHTTRPDLMEAETAGGVAA